The Megalops cyprinoides isolate fMegCyp1 chromosome 9, fMegCyp1.pri, whole genome shotgun sequence genome has a window encoding:
- the LOC118782927 gene encoding multidrug and toxin extrusion protein 1-like — translation MEAIQATTGETIGNLHYDHAAHSTSSPQTIYSGCMRRLRSWIPIHYKEEIIQLLKLTGPVFIAQLLGFFIGFISTVFCGHLGKTELAGVALATAVINVTGLSIGSGLSSACDTLMSQTFGGSNLKRVGVILQRGVLILLLACFPCWAVLINTESILLVVKQSPEVARLSQMYVKIFMPALPAAFIYQLEGKYLQNQGIIWPQVVTGVVGNVINALVNYIFLFVLDLGVAGSAAANTISQYSLAMFLYAYIRWKGLHKATWAGWSIDCLREWGAFIYLAIPSMLMLCLEWWIYEIGGFLAGLVSEVELGAQSVIYELATIAYMFPLGFGVAASVRVGNALGAGNTEQAKLSGKLAMTCAAVVAVCVAVTIGASKDVISYIFTNDAQIRKRVGEVMVLYAPFHLCDAMAGVAGGVVRGTARQKIGALCNLVGYYFVGFPIGVSLMFAAKMGIFGLWSGLLVCVVLQAAFFVTLTIKLDWKKATEEALIRAGVQAPEESGEQVYAMEKQAEFQEGAWAAHLEEPGPWELGSDLDGLQEREVGVAPAQAAVSTVGTLLSFRQLVIRRGLTLCAMLFILAVGIITNVLLTATLG, via the exons ATGGAGGCGATCCAAGCCACGACCGGCGAGACTATCGGAAACCTCCATTATGATCATGCCGCACACTCCACGTCAAGCCCACAGACTATTTACAGTGGCTGCATGAGACGTCTGCGGAGCTGGATACCTATTCACTACAAAGAAGAAATTATCCAGTTATTAAAATTAACCGGACCCGTG TTCATCGCTCAGCTTCTGGGCTTCTTCATAGGTTTCATCAGCACTGTGTTCTGTGGACATCTGGGGAAGACAGAGCTGGCCGGGGTTGCCCTGGCTACAGCT GTGATCAATGTTACTGGTTTATCGATTGGATCTGGTTTATCGTCAGCGTGTGACACTCTTATGTCACAG ACCTTTGGGGGCAGTAACCTGAAGAGAGTGGGGGTGATTCTGCAGAGGGGGGTTCTCATTTTGCTGCTGGCATGTTTCCCATGCTGGGCTGTTCTCATCAACACAGAGTCCATCCTCTTAGTAGTCAAGCAAAGCCCGGAGGTGGCCAG GCTGTCGCAGATGTATGTGAAGATCTTTATGCCAGCACTCCCA GCAGCTTTCATTTACCAACTTGAAGGAAAGTACCTTCAGAATCAG GGGATAATCTGGCCACAGGTGGTCACAGGAGTGGTGGGCAACGTTATAAACGCACTCGTTAACTACATCTTCCTGTTCGTGCTGGATCTGGGTGTTGC TGGGTCAGCTGCAGCCAACACCATCTCACAGTACTCCTTGGCCATGTTCCTGTATGCCTACATTCGCTGGAAGGGTCTTCACAAGGCCACCTGGGCAG GCTGGTCTATAGATTGTCTGCGGGAGTGGGGAGCCTTCATCTACCTGGccattcccagcatgctcaTGCTGTGTCTCGAGTGGTGGATCTATGAGATCGGGGGCTTCCTggcag GCCTGGTGAGTGAAGTGGAGCTGGGAGCACAGTCGGTCATCTACGAGCTGGCCACCATCGCATACATG TTTCCTCTAGGCTTCGGCGTGGCGGCCAGCGTGAGAGTGGGAAACGCCCTCGGGGCCGGAAACACAGAACAGGCCAAGCTGTCCGGCAAGCTCGCCATGACCTGTGCAG CTGTGGTCGCAGTGTGTGTAGCAGTAACCATTGGCGCATCAAAGGATGTCATCTCCTACATCTTCACGAATGATGC ACAAATCAGAAAGAGGGTTGGGGAAGTCATGGTGCTGTACGCTCCCTTCCACTTATGTGATGCAATGGCG ggtgtggcagggggCGTTGTGAGGGGGACGGCGAGACAGAAGATTGGGGCACTTTGTAATCTGGTGGGGTACTACTTTGTGGGGTTTCCCATTGGGGTGTCTTTAATGTTTGCGGCAAAAATGGGAATCTTTG gTCTGTGGTCCGGGCTCTTGGTCTGCGTGGTGCTGCAGGCTGCCTTCTTCGTCACCCTCACCATCAAACTCGACTGGAAGAAAGCCACAGAAGAG GCACTGATCAGGGCTGGGGTTCAGGCACCTGAGGAGAGTGGAGAACAGGTGTATGCCATGGAGAAGCAGGCTGAATTCCAGG aggggGCTTGGGCAGCCCACCTGGAGGAGCCCGGCCCCTGGGAGCTCGGCTCCGACCTGGACgggctgcaggagagggaggtaGGGGTGGCGCCGGCACAGGCGGCTGTCAGCACAGTGGGGACGCTGCTGTCCTTCAGGCAGCTGGTGATTCGCCGCGGCCTGACGCTCTGCGCCATGCTCTTCATCCTCGCCGTGGGAATCATCACCAACGTGCTGCTCACTGCCACCCTCGGGTGA